CAGAGCTGGCCGGTCGAGTGTTTAGGGACGGTCTTTCTTTTATCACTTTCAAGACGAGAGCCTTTTAGTTGGGCACCTGAGGGTTTggtataaaaataaagcaagtccGCCTTTTCTCTCATCTgtctgtatttttctctcttccgTAGTGTTTTAGTAAGAAAACTACGGCCTCTCCATGGGTAGTGACCAGAGTGTTTCCACGACGTGAGTTCCCTTCTCTCTCAGATGATGAAGGGAATTCTGTGTACAATCAGTCTCTCTTAGCTGTGCTGACGTCAGGCATTGAAACGTCCCATGGGACGGCTGATTCAGAGCTAAGAATACCCCATGTCAGCACGGCTTTCTGGAGACAGTTGTACTCCGGGCGGGACTGGCTGGTTTCCATCAGCGCGCAGGAAACGGAGCCGGGGAGGGAGGCCGGAGGCCTGGGCGGGAGCACCGGGTCCCCATGTCCTGTCTCCGAGGGCTGGGAAGCTCGGCCCCTGGGCGTCTCTGTTTTGGAAAGAGAAGCATTTTAATCAGAATTCTATTCACCTCAGTGAATTTTTGTTGTGGACTTTTCCAGAACAAAGCTGAAttgcccattttcttttccttacccattttttttttaattttaattttttttaagattttatttttttgagagagtgagagcatgagcaggtggagaggcagatggagagggagaagcagactccctgctgagcagggagcccgatgtggggcttgatctcaggaccccgggatcatgacctgagctgaaggcagatgcttaactgactgagccacccaggcgtccctccttaCCCATTTCCTGTATAGCCCGGTTAAACCATTTCCTAGTTGTTGCATCTTTTATATCAACAGCCATTATTTCTGCCAACTTCGATTTTCCTAATTTTAGCCTTAATTTTATTCTGCAGTGATTATTTTGACTGTCTCCAGTTTTTCCCCATGACCCGTCACAGGGTCCCCAGCCTTAAAACTTGAGCAGCTCAGCCCGCCCGCTTCCCCTTAAGGTCACCTCCAACTCTGCCtgtcaccccctccccgcccgcccccttCCAGCAGCCAGGCTAGAGCCTCAGCCCCTCAGCCCCGGCCTCTGGCCTCTGCCTGCGCCTTCCCCGCCCAGAGCCCCGCCGCCCCCGGAGGAGAGCGTGCTGTGGAGACTCCTTCCAGCCTTTCGTGTCCAGCAAGGCATCGAGTCCTCAGAGGCCCGAGGAGCGGCACTTGTCCTCGAGGTGGGGAACAGTCTGCCCGTGTCGCCCTGGGCctggcagggtgcctgggacacaggagaAGGAGAGCAAGGCAGTGACGGCTCGGAGCTGCCGCCGTGTTGAGGGCTCACCCGAAGAGCAGAGCCCTTGGTGGGCTTCGTCTCCTGGGACTCACCGACCCACAGAGGGGGGCCGTGACCACCTCCCTTCCCACAGCACTGCACACGCGCTCCCAGCTCGGGTCAGGTCAGGGCGCCGCGCCGTCTCTCCCGCCAATACTGGCCCGGTGGGGGAGTCCGTGGAAGCTGTGCAAGGCTTCCACGCGGGATGCAAGGAGCGCCCACGAGCTCCCTGCCTCCTGTGCCCGCCCCACAGGGCCCGAGCTGCCCTGCTAGACGGCCGGGACCCAGGCAGGACCCGGGCGGGCAGGGGCTCCCAGGCGCAGGCTGTTTCACGGTCTTGTATTTCCGAGAAATAGAATTAAAGCCTCCGCACGATGAACTGAGATCGCCACGCCACACCGGGAACCTGTTCTTGCCTTTTGACCCAGAGAGCATTCTGGCTCAAAGATCTTCCCGCTTCTTACCTGCTTTTCCACTCATCCTCCTGTTGAAAAGTGCTTTCAGACTTTTGAACACAATATAAACCAAAACAGTGTGATTCCTATCGTGGAATCTATGTCAACATCttcaaataacaaaaatcagGTGGGACGAAATTTCCTGAGCATTCCCGTTGTGTGGGGTCATCATGTACGGGAAGTCTGCGCGCCCCTCGCTGCATCACGCCCTAACCGCCACATTTAGAGCACTGTTTGGGGGGGTGACTTCACATACGGGGTACACGTAGACGCGGGACCACCCCAAAATACTCTGCAGCCGTAGTTGGGCAACAGGGGCGACTGTCCCACAAGAGCCACGTGAGGCTGCTCAGGAGAGCCAAGACCGAGTCTCGGTTCCAAGGATGAGCCCCCGAGGGTCACCGGGCACCCCCTCCAGACACCGGCCAGCTGCGTCCTGAAGGAGCAGCTACAAAGGAGCCCCTCTCGAGGAATGGATTTACTTAACTGCCTACTTTCTAATCAGCCCTTTGGATTTGCATCCCTGCAAGGCCCGCGCAGACCGCCTCCTGCAGGAAGGCCCCCGCCTCCCCAGGAGCTGCACACATGTAGGAGCTGTCTTTCCCGGGGTTCCAAGTAGTCCTACAGAACTTCCTGCTCAATGCCCAGAGCTCAGCACGGTTCGAGGCCCAGGGAGGGTTCCCAGCGGATCCTTGATGATAGCAGAATGTTTCATTCCTAGGGACTAAGTCTGTCAATCAGATGACATGGGGGAACAGGTGCAAGCCGCCTTGTGTTCCCGGATTTTTTCGGTTTCgtgtcattttaaaaactgatggtttcgggggtgcctgggtggctcagtcgttaagcgtctgccttcggctcaggtcgtgatcccagggtcctgggatcgagccccgcgtcgagctccctgctctgcgggaagcctgcttctccctctcccactccccctgcttgtgttccctctctcgctgtctctctctctctgtcaaataaataaataaaatcttttaaaaaaataaaaactgatggtTTCAAACACACTGGGCAGTGAGCCCTGGCTTTACTCCCGAGATTGGCTTCGGTTGTCCTATAGGCTGGGCCCTTCTCCCTCGGGTCTTCACACCCATGCAGATATCAGCACCCGCCGTTGACCCAACCACCTCCTCATCGCCCCTCAAACGACCCGAATGTCTTTTGGGAAAACCTCCCCGAATAACCTAACCTAGAGTCGTCCCCTCGTTCTATTCCCTTAAAGTACTCTGTTCTTACCACAATTTTAATGAAGTAATTTATTCCCTTACTCAGCACAGGCGCTGCACACTCAGGGACGATCAGCGAGGAGGTGGGAGGCGAGAGGGAGTGGGGGCCTGAGGAGAACACGGCCACCTAGAGGGCCTATTTGGCTCCAGCAGAGAACATCCCAGTGTGATCAGATCATCCCTATTTTCAAAGGAAGCCAAAAATCTTGGTTTTAAAAGTCAAGTCCCTCCAACATCTAAATATTGGCAAATAATCATGTTCAGGAACAAGGCAGGCCAAACCAAACAAGTGGCTCCTAGTCCGTGGCCTCTGGTTTCACCTCCCTCCCACCCGGCTCTCGGTCCTGCAGGGACGTGTGCCCGGTCCACCCTGCTCACCATCATGTCTGGATTCAACAGGCGAGAAACAGAAATAGGTGATGGCTTCTCCCGGTAGAGCCCAGGGGTCAGAGAGAACGTTCTGGCAGGGAGCTGGCGTCCCACGGTGCCCGTCCTCCCGCTCTCACGCCCGCTGGACATTTCTCCACCTCCCTTTGAGCCTTGCTCCCCAGCGACCACATGGGCCTCCTTATCCTCTGGCTGGAAGTCATCACAATGGGCTCTGTGACGTCACCAACGgcccggccccaggccccagtGTCCAGGTGCGCAGGCAAACAGACCCACCATGAGCCACTTGGTCCCCCATCTCTGCTCACCATGCGGACGCTAACATGGTTCTTGTTCTTGCCGCTGTGCCTCTCCTGCGGCTACGCCTTTATGTTTCCTCCTCTGAGAGAGAAAGTCAAAGAACCCCCGGGGAAGGTGCCTTGCGGAGGGCACTTTCGGATCAGGCAGAATCTCCCAGAGCACGCCCAAGGCTGGCTTGGGAGCAAATGGCTCtggcttttttttgttgttgtactGTATGTGATACTGAAGTTTCGAGGAGAAAGTGAGAAGAGTAAGGTAAGGATGGCTCCGTTTCTTACCCCGCACTGGTTCGTTCCGTCTCAGACGTGTCAGGCCCAGAGAGACGATGTTCTCATCCTTATAGGCGGGGCCGTTCGGTAGAACGAAGTAGGATGCGAAGCACCTACCCCGTGGTCCTGCGACACGCGGGCACATTCATTTCCTGACGTGTCCTTGGGGAAGACAACGGCCCCCAGACCCTCAGGGGTCAGGGCTAACGGTTGAAGATGACCTTCTGTTGATCAGCTAAAGAAAAGCTTGGTTTGATATTTACCCTATTAAATTAGTTTTTTCCTAATGAAGGAGAGGTTCGAGAACTTGGTGTGTCTCAGGTCAAAATTACTCACAGAGACAGATTCACTGCTCCTGATTCTTAATTTCCCTAgaagaaattctttatttcttcttattgttgttgttttaaaattctttatttcttacaAGTTGCCGAACCGAATGGAAATGGTATCATTATCCCAGGTAAAGGAAAAGACCTGTTGTGAAGggataaatgtataaagaagtaGCACCTCCTCCCTGAAGTGGCTGAACAAGCGACAGacggggaaagggagagaaatacaGCATGTTCTCTGCTAGACGGCCCCAACACTTCATGACGCTGTGTCCAAACTGatagagcaggggttggcaaacctTTTCTGGAAAGGAGCAGATAGTAGCTACTTTCAGCTTTGCAACAcatacagtctctgttgcaacGACTCGACTCTGCTGTTTTAGCATGAAAGCAGCCTTATGTAATGCACAAATAAATGAGCaaggttgtgttccaataaaactttatttataaaaacaactgGTGGGCCAGactgggccatagtttgccaatccctggaCTAGAGTGCAATGCTAGAACCATCTTTTCTTAGGGGAGCCCGACTCTCTTGGAACTGTGTCAAAACCAGCAAAG
Above is a window of Halichoerus grypus chromosome 10, mHalGry1.hap1.1, whole genome shotgun sequence DNA encoding:
- the LOC118553849 gene encoding protein FAM209-like, coding for MGLLILWLEVITMGSVTSPTARPQAPVSRCAGKQTHHEPLGPPSLLTMRTLTWFLFLPLCLSCGYAFMFPPLREKVKEPPGKVPCGGHFRIRQNLPEHAQGWLGSKWLWLFFVVVLYVILKFRGESEKSKEQNPAHRGCSFRSPPKKNQNASPNKDYAFNTLTQLERDLVKFVSKVRNLKIAMATGSKLQNMEGPAGPHNITIYEIWGEEDSE